Genomic DNA from Prunus persica cultivar Lovell chromosome G1, Prunus_persica_NCBIv2, whole genome shotgun sequence:
AAAGTTGCCCCTAGTCAAGGCAAAGAGGTATTTGGAGGATGTTCTGGTCCACAAGCAGGCCATTCCCTTCCGCCGTTTCTGTCGTGGTGTTGGGCGTACTGCTCAGGCAAAGAACAGGCATTCCAATGGACAGGGACGCTGGCCTGTCAAATCTGCCAAGTTCATATTAGATTTGCTTAAGAATGCTGAGAGCAATGCTGAAGTATGTTTCCATCTGGCTTTTGACTTTGTTGCTGTTGTCTTTATTTGTTCTGAAGACTAATAATTGCTGGACAATCTTTCAGGTGAAGGGTTTGGATGTTGATTCGCTAATTGTATCTCACATCCAAGTCAACCAAGCACAGAAGCAAAGGCGCAGAACCTACAGGGCTCACGGAAGAATCAACCGTATGTTCCAGAGTTTGGCCTTCTTTTATTATTGAAAGTTCTTTTTGTATTGATTTATATTGCTAAACCTTTTGCAGCCTATATGTCATCCCCCTGCCATATTGAGCTGATTTTGGCCGAGAAGGAAGAGCCTGTCAAGAAAGAGGTAATTTGATGACGACACATCTAGAGTATCATGTTGAAAACTTGGGAAGCTAGTGACTGATTAATTTGATTTGCCTTGCCTCTTCTCTGATACTGTGTCTTCATTGCAGCCTGAGAGCCAGTTGGCAACTAGCAAATCTAAGAAGTCTCAAGCTCTACGAAGCGGTGCTTCCTCGTAAAGTGTCACAAGAAATCGAAGAGGCATTATCGATTCATCGTTTGCATTGATATGGTTTTTGGCTGCTTTTTATATAGTTTGAGATGTTGTGTAGACAATTTTTGGTACTCGTGTTTTAGTTTCAGATTATGTTATGTTTTGTTGGAGAATATGCTTGAAAGTCGATGTTTATCATAATTAGACCCCATCAATATCATGAGCcttttatatattcttttgtGCCGATTGTCGTGGTatgccactccatttcattaTGTCAAGCAAATTCCCAATCTGAAATCGGAAACCGCCCCTTTTTAttccttgatttgatttgtcGTAATATTCCATTGTGAAGCTGTGCCCTAAGCTAAAACCTTCTTTGTTAATATGGAATAGCGGCGCAACAGTGTTGGATTGTTTTTGAATGTCTAACGAATTTCCCATCTAGAATGTTAATCTTTTTCATAACAAAGCTTTAAGTTTAATTTGGTAGATAACTTTGCCTATCCTCGTGTTGTGATTaacaaatcataaaagaaaagaaaatgttaaatcAATTCACAAcaccataaaagaaaagaaaatattagattaatttaattgataTAGTTGTCCACCTCATTTGTCATATAAGATGGTATGTGAATGTAATATACAAATGTGATATGAATAGAGTTATTCTATGTcataatccaacattttcagtCTATCAATCGCCATTTAGAGATCATctttagaagaagaaaaaaaaaatcaatgaaattaAAGATCGGTTGTCGTATCAACTAAATGAACACTTGTGTTAATTGTTACTAAAATTGTTGAATTGGATGACTAAACAATCtccaatttaatatttttttaataatggaaaatgaatattttcaATTATGACATAAGCATTGTGAAAATTATTAGAAAATAACTTAAAATGCCACCCTTTTCATAATTTGAACTAAATTATTTCATCAAAAAGGGGGGTCCGCCCAGCCAAACTTGTTAAGTGGGTTAGTATTCGATGGTAGTCCAGGGGGTTTATTCTTGGGTTGAAACCGCAGGGTTAGGGGGAGAATTTAATTGGGCTGGCAACCCAGAACTGAATAAGACCCAAAATTTATCAAAGCACCACACGAATCCACGTATGCGCTGAGCTTATCGACCGTTAGATGAAAAATGAACGATTATGATTTCATTCACGGACCGAAGGTgcgtttaaattttttttattcgtCTAATTTTTCCCCTATAGATGCACAAATTCTCACTCTCGCTCAGTTTATCACTCCCGTGCTTTCGTTAGTTGGCCTGTTCGCAGGTACGCtactctctccttctctttctctcgtGGAATTTCAATCGTTTAGTTGCAGGGAAACTTGAGTGTAACCCAGGtctagggttttggatccaaACTTGTTCGAATTTCGGCTGCTCcataatttttccttttgcaatGCTGCCATCGCTTTACTTGAATTTGGTTCTGTTTTGTTCATCGGCACCCGAAGGATTTCGTATTGCTTAGCAGTCAAATTATTTCCATGATTTATTAGATCTCATTGGTTTTCTTATACGAGTCTCGACTCGACTGAATGgcattgaattttttgtatttttctctttgtttttgctttcttataatggttttcctcttttcttctcgTTTTACAGCTTGCAAAGCAAGGGGTTCTCCTCAGAGTTCATTTCAAGGTATTGTTTCTATGGTTTGTTTCAAACGTTGCGaatttgctttattttgttttaattaatttgtttggtCTTTAGCTGCTTTTGCGTCATCTGCATGCCATATAGTTGTGGAAAGAGGGATGTAGATTAAATTACATTATGAATGAATCCTGATGAAAAAGCAGGCCCTTGTTTGTTTGCCTGAGGAAGATTACTTTGTTTCATCAAGTTTTGTTTGTAAATTTTCAGATGGATTGGCAAGGCCAAAAGCTAGCTGAGCAGTTGATGCAGATACTGCTGTTGGTGTTCGCGGTGGTGGGTTTCCTCGCTGGTTACATAACTGGGTCGTTCCAGATGATGGTTCTCACATATGCTGGTGGTGTGGTTCTCACCACATTGGTCACTGTCCCCAACTGGCCTTTCTTCAATCGCAACCCGCTCAAGTGGTTGGACCCGAGCGAAGCCGAGAAGCATCCCAAGCCGCAGCCACAGCAGCCTGTGAGTTCAAAGAAGAAAGCCTCCAAGAAGTAAGAAGTAGGTCACTTTTGACCGATCACAGCAATGGAGTAGCATTTGTAAGTTTCACTGTGTCATTTGTGACACCCAAATACCGTGCTAAAATTTGAATGAGACATTTACATTGTAAGACTTATGTTTTCAGCACTTTATACAATGAATGACTAGAACTAGAAGAGATGTTCTTGGTATCTGCAGCTTTGTGTTTTATGCGTTTCTGATTCAGAAATAGGAAGCCgtttgctttgcttttgaCAGTTAATAGATGcaaaataatttacaaaagTAATCTGATAACTGTTATATAACTCTTCAAAACATGTGGGGTAGAGTAAAAAGGTTGAAAGCCAAGGAACTAGAATTAAGAAATTACTGAATCAAAGATTTAAAGCATGATTAAGTGTGAAGATGTCTGGCATTGGTTTGGCTACAACTAGCAAACTCTGCTTGCATGTTTCACTACAATAGACTCCAGCCATCCGATTACTTTCATGCTGTTATCTGTATAGCCGTGGTCAGTCAGTCTACCTTCTGTAATGAGATCGAGGTTCAAACTCAACTATTTACAGTGTATATGAAGCAACTTCCTACTGGTTTTCATCCCTCATTGCCTTTAAAAAGGGATCGTTTTCCTCATCTAGTAAGTTGTCGTCATCATCCAGCTCATCTAATTCATCGAGTAGTGATTGGTTCATACTCTTGCGAGATACTCTCCTATGCTTCTTGAGCTCCAACCGTGGTTCTGCTTGCTGAACACCCTTATCTCCCATCTTGTACCTGCAAAGATTATGACACATTTAGGTTCAataacataacaaacaaaatatgtaAGGTACTAAAACCATGTGCTAGAGATACAACTGAACTACATTTGTGTTAGTAATGAGACTAAAACGGAATGTGTAAGGTATGCAAACTATATGATAGAGATACAACTGAACAACATTTTGGGTCCTCATCGAAAGTGAAAACTAAAAGGAATCCAGGGCGAAGTAGCACAATGATGAATGCCATTTGCTGAAATAACACCATTCAGCTGTTGAAACCTGTCCAACAAGCTGTCCATTCAACAAGTATTCATCATTTTGGTAGTTCAATGATTATGTCTGAAAGAGCACAAGCTGTCCATTCAACAAGTGATTATGGCAGAGATTATGTCTGAAATAGCACAATGATGAATACCAGAGCGACGTTAAGCAGCCAGAAAATGATGTTAACAATTATTCTTTCTTTGCATATCAGtatgaataataaataaaattttacaattttttaacATGTAAAGAAAGGATTTCCAAGTGATTTAAGCCATAAAGATGCCGCCATCACCCAACCACTATGTTTCTGTGCAGCATATCATTTCTCACTTTACACCATAACAACCATGGTATCCGCATTCAAGTAGCAGTTTTCTTAAACCGCAGAAATGAACAATTTAGTTCAATAAGCATGCATACAGGGCTAATGACGTGCTATATAGAACTCAAGCATACCTTACGTCACCCTCCTTTTTTGTTCCAAAAGTCCTCAACTGAAATTCCTCTCTGATTCTGATCTCATCAAGAAGTTGGAAATAGTATGGATATCTTTCCCAATCAGCTTTAACGATGCACCCTGGTTCACCAAGATGCAGGCAATCATTGAACGAGCATTTTGCAGGCTCACTGTCACTGAGCATCTGGCGGATCTGATCAGGATAAACGAGACGAGACAGTACCGATAGAAACCGATAAAAGTTAACATGTGCTATGAATGTGATGCAAAAGGAACTTAAGTACATGAATCAAGTGCAGTTTATAACACAAAGTACACAAACCTCTGGGAATGCTTGTGCCAGAGATTGCTTTGTTACTTTCATTAAACTAGGCTGGTTGAACCCAGGAGTATCAGCAAGATAACCCCCTGCAGACAGTGGAAGCAACGAGACATTCCGAGTAGTATGTTTCCCCCTGCCACTTCTTGTTGAAACCTGTCCAACAAGCTGATCCTCAAACCACTTGCTGCCTAAAATCTGTAATAAGGACATGGAAGAAGAATGGGAAAATGAGTACCATAGTGGTTGCACAAACACAGCATTGGAAAGAAAacgagaaaagaaagaagagagagataaaaCCCACTGGATCAAACAAATTTTCCCCTTCTGCAGCATCCGAAGCATTGTGGTTGTTCCTCAAAGCATTAATCAGACTAGACTTTCCAACTCCACTTGGACCTACAATCACACTTGTTTGATCTCTCAATATAAAGGCAAGGGAATCAAGTCCATATTTAGATTCAACGCTGCAAAAATTTGGCTTGTAGCCCCACTTGTGTAGCCTAGAATTCCATGCAACCATTGCCTGCGTATTTCATCAAAGACTAGCACGCTTAAGAATCAATACTACCAGAAAGATGGATAAAGATTATATAGCAACTTATAAAAGCAAACCACATTTATCATGCCAAAATCATCCCAATTCGCATTCCAATTCGGTCAAGTGCTAAATTTGGAGATTACACAGAGAAATATGATAGAACCAGAGCATGCACAAAATGTCATCTATAGCACCAGCACTACATTAGGcacttttgttttccttttcttagaGGCCGCTTACTAAACAGCTTTAACCAAACATTGTGTACAGCATACATATGAAACTATGAATCTTGCCTCAGAGGCTCAGAGGCTCAGAGGCTCAGCCAATTAAACACTAGAGATGATTAAATTATAGCAAATTAAGAAGCCAAACTAATCACCACCATTAACAGAACTTAGAGAAGAATCGGATTCGAACCTCTTCGTCAACCAGCTCGCACTTGTTCAAAGCGAGTGTGAGTGGAATTCCAGTGGACTCGGCCTCGATCAAGAACCTAGTGAGCGCGAACGGCTCGAGCTTGGGCTGGTCCATGGAGAAGAGCACGAGCAGATGGTCCACATTGGCGACGGGCGGGTCAAGAATCTCGGAGCTCCGCTGGTACACATTCTCGATCATGCCCCGGCGGTCCACCCAATCAATGGACCCCACCAGCACCTTGTCCCCAACTAACACTCTCCTCTTGATCTTCTTCAGCACCGCCTTCACAACACACAGCAACTCCACTTTGCTCTCGTCGAAGCTTCTAGGAGGTTCCACTATGACGCGCATGAAGTTGGCTTGGGCGGCGGCGACGGTGCCGACGCTTTTGGATTCAGAGAGAGGCGGCTTGtcctgaggagagagaaccgGGGCGAGGGACGAGTAGTCCTTGACGGTCTGTTTGGCTCTGAGAAGCTTCTTGCTCGGGGGCTGGGATTTCCTGGAGACATTAGGGTTGTGCTGCTGTTTGGCTGCGGCGACGGAGAAGCATCGGAGGGTTGAGATTTGGCGGATGAGCTTGGCGACGGTTGGGAGAGTTGTGGCGGTGGTGGTAGGGATGATGGTGCTGTGGCGGAGGATGGAAATGGAGGCAATCGGCATGGAAGAGGTGGTGTTTGGTTACGGAGATTAATTTGGTTCGGTGAAGGATGGGTTTGGCCTTTGGGGTTGGTAATCTAATTGAAATTTGGTTCAGTTAGAAGAGGGGGAGAGGGGTTATGAAGTTTGGGACTCATTTCTGTTAACAGATGGGAGTGGAAGGAACTGCACAGTCATTTGCCAATCCACAATATTTCCCTCCTTACCCATAAAAAGGAACTCCACCTTCCTTGTCCTTCGCGAATTATCCAGCTCGCAGTATGCTGCTAGCTAACTGACTGCGAAATACAGCTGAAAACGACGTCGTCTTGTGATGCTAATGCGATGGATGGATCAACGTGAACTTCATGGCTTCGCCCGACTCCGGTGCAAACTTGACAACCAGTGATGAAGAAGACCGAAGTCCAAtatcaaaaaggaaagaagagaaatgagCCCAATAACTGAAGCTTAGGCCCCTTTTCTTGGGCCTTGTAACCTTTAGCCTATTAGATTATAGTTTCAATTTGGTGGTCGAGGATGTGAATTTGTATATgtggcttctttttttatttctttgggTTATGGGAAATAAGAGACAAATACTACCATCTAACACCACCGCTACAATCACCACCCTTTTCTGCATCCTAAAATTTcgattaaattttattttaatattttaaagttAAAGTGGCTTATTTACCATTGATTGTGATTTCGTATTCCATTTTACCTCCCACCGTTATCTAAATTAATAAGTCTATTAGTTTTGATGACGTGGAATGgctattttagttttttttttactgcaAGTGATGATGTGTTATGTGAAAtgcctacttttttttttttttggttaaattgaattaaatttaaaataatgtaattacttgtttaattaaaaatttatatataattaataaaataaaaatctttcttctttatgctttaaaaataaaataaattataaataaacactACCTAAATCCAACTCTCCCCAGCAACACCATCTCAAGCAGCTTCCCCAGCCCCTCTCCACTCCTCTATACTTCTTCcttccaatttccaaaacataaaaaagaaaataaaagatcaaTCCATATTCCCAAAGAATGGCATCATCCTTCCtcctttctcctctctctgcAACCAACCACCACACCATCATCCTTAACCACCCAAACCCACCACCAATCATACCCACCCACACCCCCCACTAGCCATGCCGTCACCACCCTTTTTCTTCAGCAATGTCTGCTCTCTTCCACACTTTGACCATTCCGTCTAGTGTCCACCGTTCCGATGTACACCAACCCCTCGACGCTAGCGACGACAGAGTTGTCGTAGTGGACGTGGATGGACAAAACGACGTCGGAGTGCTTGATCCATATGGTTTTCtgtcttttgttttgaattattgTTTGAAAAGCTAGTGATTTAGGGTCTGTCCATTTGATTTGGAGTAAAAATGTTTCAATTTAGGTTTAGAATTAGGgaattttgggtttgaatGTAAGGATTGTAGCATGGGCGGCGCTATGCACAGGGCAGATTGGGTGTCTGTCCAGCcctatttttttcaaagaaacaaataccTACATGTGTTAAAAGCCCagaccaaaattaaaaaaattaaaattaaaagcaaaCCTTACACACATGCTGCCCATCTAAGTGGTCCCGTATCTTTTCTCTCCTTCACTTTTGGCTATgagacttctttttttggtaaataccaCGAGGTGTCCCCACACCC
This window encodes:
- the LOC18791413 gene encoding 60S ribosomal protein L17-2; this encodes MVKYSREPDNITKSCKARGSDLRVHFKNTRETAFAIRKLPLVKAKRYLEDVLVHKQAIPFRRFCRGVGRTAQAKNRHSNGQGRWPVKSAKFILDLLKNAESNAEVKGLDVDSLIVSHIQVNQAQKQRRRTYRAHGRINPYMSSPCHIELILAEKEEPVKKEPESQLATSKSKKSQALRSGASS
- the LOC109949144 gene encoding probable signal peptidase complex subunit 1 yields the protein MDWQGQKLAEQLMQILLLVFAVVGFLAGYITGSFQMMVLTYAGGVVLTTLVTVPNWPFFNRNPLKWLDPSEAEKHPKPQPQQPVSSKKKASKK
- the LOC18793863 gene encoding uncharacterized protein LOC18793863, which translates into the protein MPIASISILRHSTIIPTTTATTLPTVAKLIRQISTLRCFSVAAAKQQHNPNVSRKSQPPSKKLLRAKQTVKDYSSLAPVLSPQDKPPLSESKSVGTVAAAQANFMRVIVEPPRSFDESKVELLCVVKAVLKKIKRRVLVGDKVLVGSIDWVDRRGMIENVYQRSSEILDPPVANVDHLLVLFSMDQPKLEPFALTRFLIEAESTGIPLTLALNKCELVDEEAMVAWNSRLHKWGYKPNFCSVESKYGLDSLAFILRDQTSVIVGPSGVGKSSLINALRNNHNASDAAEGENLFDPILGSKWFEDQLVGQVSTRSGRGKHTTRNVSLLPLSAGGYLADTPGFNQPSLMKVTKQSLAQAFPEIRQMLSDSEPAKCSFNDCLHLGEPGCIVKADWERYPYYFQLLDEIRIREEFQLRTFGTKKEGDVRYKMGDKGVQQAEPRLELKKHRRVSRKSMNQSLLDELDELDDDDNLLDEENDPFLKAMRDENQ